From a single Paraburkholderia youngii genomic region:
- a CDS encoding polysaccharide deacetylase family protein: MKQLMREIFTRALLFSGTPAAIRALLWRDRTAILLYHDPSPATLEAHFEYLKDKVEFVPLSQANSRGSGRPRVAVTFDDGHIGNAKLLPVFIKYRVYPTIYICSSIVAHDRTHWFLHPAAKDAGVKRLIRMKNQERLAELDARGFHQDLLDASATISGLSAAHIEEMRPYVDFQSHTRYHPTLTFCEDDECFEELALSKLEVERIVGKPCEHFAYPYGIFGPREVELLKAAGYKSARTTDVGWNDEGSDPFRLKAFDIDDHSSVAWFAAQLTGLTLAPRYLRLGRVRRFAQRIFSRPRVLNQA; encoded by the coding sequence ATGAAACAATTGATGCGTGAGATTTTCACACGCGCGCTGCTTTTCAGTGGAACCCCCGCCGCGATTCGAGCCTTGCTTTGGCGTGATCGCACCGCGATTCTGCTCTATCACGATCCATCACCCGCCACGCTCGAGGCTCATTTCGAGTACCTGAAAGACAAGGTCGAGTTCGTGCCCTTGTCGCAGGCAAATTCGCGTGGTAGTGGTCGCCCGCGCGTGGCCGTCACGTTTGATGACGGCCATATTGGCAATGCGAAGCTGCTGCCCGTATTCATTAAGTACCGCGTGTACCCGACCATCTACATCTGCAGCAGCATCGTGGCGCACGATCGTACTCACTGGTTCCTGCATCCTGCCGCGAAGGATGCAGGTGTGAAGCGGCTGATCCGCATGAAAAACCAGGAGCGCCTGGCTGAACTGGACGCGCGAGGCTTTCATCAGGACTTGCTCGACGCATCGGCGACGATTAGTGGCCTCAGCGCCGCCCATATTGAAGAGATGCGCCCCTATGTCGACTTTCAGTCGCACACGCGCTATCACCCGACACTGACCTTCTGTGAAGATGACGAATGTTTTGAAGAACTTGCGCTGTCAAAGTTGGAGGTAGAACGGATCGTCGGGAAGCCGTGCGAGCATTTCGCGTATCCCTATGGCATTTTTGGTCCGCGCGAAGTCGAACTGTTGAAGGCCGCGGGCTACAAGAGCGCACGCACGACCGACGTGGGCTGGAACGACGAAGGAAGCGACCCGTTCCGGCTCAAGGCGTTCGACATTGACGATCACTCTTCCGTGGCGTGGTTCGCCGCGCAGCTGACAGGCCTCACGTTGGCGCCGCGCTATCTACGACTGGGACGGGTCCGGCGCTTCGCTCAGCGCATCTTCAGCAGACCGCGAGTATTGAACCAGGCGTAG
- a CDS encoding polysaccharide biosynthesis tyrosine autokinase: protein MNQNSLLTNAAVVRNNDVSLSRYFDVLMANRWLVGGIAGSVLALGVAYAFIAPSVYQADILVQVEDSIPTNNSKSPLGDVSSMFDVKTEATAEMEIIQSRMVVGKAVDDLHLDISAKPKRFPLIGDWLGRQAKSLSSPGLFGFGGYAWGNESVKVSSFNVPEAFEGEKFVLTVLEDGRYRLEQSDLSEPVEGRVGATLDTTLPEGAITLRVDALNARPGTQFILERQSREKTVENLQNRLTVSQKGKDSGIIGASLTGSERMLTASTLAEIGNAYVDQNLKRKAAEAERSLEFLSAQLPQLKSDLERAEGRYNDMRNRMGVFNLSEQGKAYLDQSVATQRSLLELKQKRAEMSAIYAPGHPAIQALDQQIGMLGSRIGSLSQQEQALPELEQNAVRLTRDMNVNNELYVGMLNNMQQLKLVRAGKVGTARLIDNPVVPKDPIKPNKLLVIIYAALGGLILGAGAAFARTALYGGVTDAQEIEEQTGLNVYATVPLSQAKVARIGKAPKLPADGKFLLASEFPRDPSIESLRRLRTALHFAMLESESGDNRVLLTGPTEQVGKSFLSANLAAVVAAAGKRVLLIDADLRKGHLEQYFGLDSTPGLADYLTSEVTSEAVIMRDVRPGLDFVARGAIPENPAELLVGERMQQFLAKTSDYDIVLIDTPPVLAVSDATALADSCGTVLLVTRFETTSIAQVQEATKQLKQANARVKGVIFNGIDTDVYRYSLGARAGLYRNASYLDALPANGKTQKG from the coding sequence ATGAACCAGAACTCTCTCCTTACGAATGCCGCTGTGGTTCGCAATAACGATGTGAGTCTCTCACGTTATTTCGACGTACTGATGGCTAACCGCTGGCTGGTCGGTGGAATCGCCGGCAGCGTGCTCGCCCTGGGCGTGGCATACGCGTTTATCGCGCCGTCGGTGTACCAGGCCGATATTCTCGTGCAGGTGGAAGACAGCATCCCGACCAACAATTCAAAGAGTCCTCTGGGCGACGTCTCGAGCATGTTCGACGTCAAGACAGAGGCGACGGCCGAGATGGAAATCATTCAGTCGAGAATGGTGGTCGGCAAGGCCGTCGACGATCTGCACCTCGATATCAGCGCAAAGCCAAAGCGCTTTCCGTTGATCGGCGACTGGCTGGGGCGGCAGGCCAAAAGTCTTTCCTCGCCTGGTCTGTTTGGATTTGGCGGATATGCGTGGGGCAACGAATCGGTCAAGGTGTCCAGCTTCAACGTTCCGGAAGCATTCGAAGGCGAGAAGTTCGTGCTGACCGTTCTGGAGGACGGGCGCTACCGGCTGGAGCAGTCGGATCTGAGCGAGCCGGTCGAGGGCCGCGTGGGCGCAACGCTCGACACGACACTGCCTGAAGGGGCGATCACGCTGCGGGTCGATGCGCTGAACGCGAGGCCGGGCACGCAGTTCATTCTGGAGAGGCAGTCGCGCGAAAAGACGGTGGAGAACCTGCAGAACAGGCTGACCGTGTCGCAGAAGGGCAAGGACAGCGGCATCATCGGCGCGTCGCTGACGGGCTCCGAGCGGATGCTGACGGCCAGCACGCTTGCCGAAATCGGCAATGCGTATGTCGACCAGAATCTGAAGCGCAAGGCGGCGGAAGCCGAGAGGTCGCTGGAGTTCCTGAGCGCACAGCTGCCGCAGCTCAAGAGCGACCTGGAGCGCGCCGAGGGGCGCTATAACGACATGCGCAACCGCATGGGCGTGTTCAACCTCAGTGAGCAGGGCAAGGCCTATCTGGATCAGAGCGTGGCCACGCAGCGCAGCCTGCTGGAACTGAAGCAGAAGCGCGCGGAAATGAGCGCGATTTACGCGCCGGGTCACCCGGCGATCCAGGCGCTCGACCAGCAGATTGGCATGCTGGGCAGCAGGATCGGCAGCCTGTCGCAGCAGGAACAGGCGCTGCCGGAGCTGGAGCAGAATGCGGTACGCCTGACCCGTGACATGAACGTGAACAACGAGCTTTATGTCGGCATGTTGAACAACATGCAACAGCTGAAGCTGGTTCGCGCGGGCAAGGTGGGGACGGCGCGGCTGATCGATAACCCGGTGGTGCCGAAAGACCCGATCAAGCCGAACAAACTGCTGGTGATCATCTATGCGGCGTTGGGCGGCCTGATTCTGGGTGCGGGTGCGGCGTTCGCGCGTACGGCGCTCTATGGGGGCGTGACCGACGCGCAGGAGATCGAGGAGCAGACGGGCCTGAACGTGTACGCGACCGTGCCGCTGTCGCAGGCGAAAGTCGCGCGCATCGGCAAGGCGCCCAAGCTGCCCGCTGACGGGAAGTTTCTGCTGGCGAGCGAGTTTCCGCGCGACCCGTCGATTGAAAGCCTGCGCCGGCTCAGAACCGCGCTGCATTTTGCAATGCTTGAATCGGAGTCGGGCGACAATCGCGTGCTGCTGACGGGGCCGACCGAACAGGTGGGCAAGTCGTTCCTCTCCGCGAATCTGGCGGCGGTCGTCGCGGCGGCCGGCAAGCGGGTGTTGCTGATCGACGCGGACCTGCGCAAAGGCCATCTGGAGCAGTACTTTGGGCTCGACTCGACACCGGGGCTGGCGGACTATCTGACGTCGGAGGTGACGTCCGAGGCGGTGATCATGCGTGACGTGCGCCCGGGCCTCGACTTCGTTGCGCGCGGCGCGATCCCGGAGAACCCGGCCGAGCTGCTGGTGGGCGAGCGCATGCAGCAGTTCCTCGCGAAGACGAGCGACTACGATATCGTACTGATCGACACACCGCCCGTGCTGGCCGTATCCGACGCGACCGCGCTCGCGGATAGCTGCGGCACCGTGCTGCTGGTGACGCGCTTCGAGACGACTTCCATCGCGCAGGTGCAGGAGGCGACCAAGCAACTCAAGCAGGCGAATGCCCGGGTGAAGGGTGTGATCTTCAACGGGATCGATACGGACGTCTATCGCTACAGTCTGGGTGCGCGCGCCGGCCTCTATCGCAATGCTTCCTATCTCGACGCATTGCCGGCCAACGGAAAGACGCAGAAAGGCTAG
- a CDS encoding lipopolysaccharide biosynthesis protein: MNIKHSIVSVAGVVLSQALNFVSILLIGKFCGPTALGYFSQLMAGGLFIGSVIGLRLEVACMAADKAQAVRAMTSSSAVAIMIGVALVVATAAAGHTEYIPVIGLALGVFLQQALCGALTTERKYTQIATIRFFPNAAFAVYFVCMMMFSKGEVSGTTVFNIYSWIFLVSSVVPAAICLYSARQLIPVSFLRFSTLQIQYAKFGIPTTTLNSFVIYASAILMPMIFDHRDAGIFALAYRVGYFPASLLSQSLGAVFRRDLIDYFDGHKKDGVNPSKQFFTMLTLISICLVAACYAGLSLIIHVKMGDEWEPSMSVYLIFIPYFITMAIYGSMAQVFIVANRLKIDLMFQMVNAVSIFLIFATAHFLGVGFIQSLVLLSVCGTLVASMGTYRALKIGKGPDAYPNRQPSFEAP; the protein is encoded by the coding sequence GTGAATATCAAACATTCGATCGTAAGTGTCGCTGGAGTGGTGCTGAGTCAGGCGCTCAATTTCGTTTCGATTCTATTGATCGGGAAGTTTTGCGGACCGACGGCTCTCGGGTACTTCAGCCAACTCATGGCAGGTGGTCTTTTTATCGGGTCGGTGATCGGCTTGCGTCTGGAGGTCGCATGCATGGCGGCGGACAAGGCGCAAGCCGTGCGTGCAATGACGAGTTCGAGCGCGGTCGCCATCATGATCGGCGTGGCACTCGTGGTGGCTACCGCAGCGGCCGGCCACACGGAATACATACCTGTCATCGGTTTGGCACTGGGCGTGTTCCTGCAACAGGCATTGTGCGGAGCGCTCACCACCGAACGAAAGTACACGCAGATCGCAACGATCCGGTTCTTTCCCAATGCCGCATTCGCCGTCTACTTTGTCTGCATGATGATGTTTTCGAAAGGCGAGGTCAGTGGCACCACCGTATTCAACATCTATAGCTGGATTTTTCTGGTCTCGTCCGTTGTACCGGCCGCGATTTGCCTTTATTCGGCCCGCCAGTTGATCCCGGTGTCCTTCCTTAGGTTCTCCACGCTTCAGATCCAGTATGCAAAATTTGGCATTCCGACCACTACGCTGAATTCATTCGTGATCTATGCGTCCGCGATCCTGATGCCGATGATCTTCGATCATCGTGACGCCGGTATCTTCGCGCTGGCGTATCGCGTGGGTTACTTCCCTGCGTCCCTCTTGTCGCAAAGTTTGGGCGCCGTCTTCCGCCGTGATCTGATCGACTATTTCGACGGCCACAAAAAAGATGGAGTGAATCCATCGAAGCAGTTCTTCACTATGCTGACGTTGATCAGCATTTGTCTGGTAGCAGCGTGCTATGCAGGCCTTAGCCTCATTATCCACGTGAAGATGGGCGACGAATGGGAACCGTCGATGTCGGTGTACCTGATCTTTATTCCCTATTTCATCACGATGGCGATCTATGGCTCGATGGCTCAGGTATTCATTGTTGCGAACCGGCTGAAGATCGACTTGATGTTTCAAATGGTCAACGCCGTATCGATTTTCTTGATCTTTGCGACGGCTCATTTCCTCGGCGTCGGTTTCATCCAATCGCTTGTGCTGCTCAGTGTCTGTGGAACGCTTGTGGCAAGCATGGGTACTTACCGGGCGCTCAAGATCGGCAAGGGGCCGGACGCCTATCCGAATCGACAACCTAGCTTTGAAGCGCCGTGA
- a CDS encoding TonB-dependent siderophore receptor has translation MQIVVWLVFAGAAQSAFAQSASGGEEAAAPASSPAATAQAASGGEQALPAVNVNAAAQTDSPMHLRTPVSVGALGTRSQLDTPFSTTVVTGEELADRQANKLGDVFAVDASVTDSTNAYSAWATYISIRGLPIDWQNGFRINGNPFVSYGITMPYENLDRVELLKGLGGFMYGFVQPGGVVNYVTKTPADQPVTSVSAGYRMDSVFSQHVDLSRRFGPDDRFGARINYTHEAGKTYNAGDINRNSLAVSLDGRLTRYLDVYFDAIYQQSRSSGQTPAIYTGRYTGTSLPAPISGGTNLLGGTDQHLNTNLQLYTAGVRYQITPNWSFNTSASYSKSSRDRNESTLTLLNQAGDYTDSRWNGDEGHQDIYWQGVFEGTVKTGIFTHQLALGASWQYQTNDYSAVSYYFTLGNGNLYQPNPWRFYSGAGLDKYRANEITQKALFASDTLQLTDRWSLLAGLRYTNYDQQSYNINGSLSSSYGQNGVLTPTVALMYKLEPHTTLYASYVESLEQGAMVADIYANAGALLRPLRSRQYEVGFKSEHERWAATAALFRIERGAAYANSQNVYVQDGNSIYQGLEAGGSVRVGRNWQVTGNLMLLDTWYAKGQAFSGNRVTGAPLFVTAGRVTYDVPAVPGLQVGADAKFTSSTKVRPAGDLQTGGYMIVNVGANYLTRIGGHDVTLRAAIDNITNRRYWMFQYTDYIAPGDPRMVSVNAKIDF, from the coding sequence ATGCAGATCGTGGTTTGGCTGGTCTTTGCCGGCGCCGCGCAATCCGCTTTCGCGCAAAGCGCCTCCGGTGGGGAAGAAGCCGCGGCGCCAGCCAGTAGCCCAGCTGCCACGGCGCAGGCCGCTAGCGGCGGCGAGCAGGCGCTACCGGCCGTCAACGTCAACGCGGCCGCCCAGACGGATTCGCCGATGCACTTGCGCACGCCCGTGTCGGTCGGTGCGCTGGGTACCCGTTCGCAACTCGACACGCCGTTCTCGACCACCGTCGTGACTGGCGAGGAGCTCGCCGACCGTCAGGCCAACAAGCTCGGCGACGTATTCGCGGTCGATGCATCGGTCACCGACAGCACCAATGCGTACAGCGCGTGGGCCACGTACATCTCGATTCGCGGCCTGCCGATCGATTGGCAGAACGGCTTTCGCATCAACGGAAATCCGTTCGTCTCGTACGGCATCACGATGCCTTATGAAAACCTCGATCGCGTCGAACTGCTGAAGGGCCTTGGCGGTTTCATGTACGGCTTCGTGCAACCGGGCGGGGTCGTCAACTACGTGACGAAGACGCCGGCGGATCAGCCGGTGACGAGCGTGTCGGCCGGCTACCGGATGGACAGCGTGTTCAGCCAGCACGTCGATCTGAGCCGGCGCTTCGGTCCGGACGACAGGTTCGGCGCGCGCATCAACTACACGCACGAGGCCGGCAAGACCTACAACGCGGGTGACATCAATCGCAATTCGCTGGCGGTGTCGCTCGACGGCCGCCTCACGCGCTACCTCGACGTCTACTTCGACGCGATCTATCAGCAAAGCCGCTCGAGCGGCCAGACGCCCGCGATCTACACGGGCAGATATACGGGCACGAGCCTGCCCGCGCCGATCAGCGGCGGCACCAACCTGCTCGGCGGCACCGATCAGCATCTGAATACGAACCTGCAGTTGTACACGGCGGGCGTCAGGTATCAGATCACGCCGAACTGGTCGTTCAACACGTCGGCGAGCTACAGCAAGTCCTCGCGCGACCGCAACGAAAGCACGCTGACGCTGCTGAACCAGGCGGGCGATTACACCGACAGCCGCTGGAACGGCGACGAAGGCCACCAGGACATCTACTGGCAGGGCGTATTTGAAGGCACGGTGAAGACCGGTATCTTCACGCATCAACTGGCGCTCGGCGCGTCGTGGCAGTACCAGACGAACGACTACAGCGCCGTGTCGTATTACTTCACGCTTGGCAACGGCAACCTGTATCAGCCAAACCCGTGGCGCTTTTATTCGGGCGCCGGGCTCGACAAATATCGCGCCAACGAGATCACACAGAAGGCGCTGTTCGCGAGCGACACGCTCCAGCTGACGGATCGCTGGTCACTGCTCGCGGGCCTGCGCTACACGAACTACGATCAGCAGTCGTACAACATCAACGGTTCGCTGTCGTCTTCGTACGGGCAGAATGGCGTGCTGACGCCGACCGTCGCGCTGATGTACAAGCTCGAGCCGCACACCACGCTTTACGCGAGCTACGTGGAGTCGCTCGAGCAAGGCGCGATGGTGGCCGACATCTACGCGAATGCCGGCGCGCTGCTGCGTCCGCTGCGCTCACGTCAGTACGAGGTCGGCTTCAAGAGCGAGCATGAGCGCTGGGCGGCGACGGCCGCGCTGTTCCGCATCGAACGCGGGGCCGCGTACGCGAACAGCCAGAATGTCTACGTGCAGGACGGCAACTCGATCTACCAGGGTCTCGAAGCGGGCGGCAGTGTGCGCGTCGGCCGCAACTGGCAGGTGACCGGCAACCTGATGCTGCTCGACACCTGGTACGCGAAGGGACAGGCCTTTAGCGGCAACCGGGTGACCGGAGCGCCGCTGTTCGTCACCGCCGGCCGCGTGACCTATGACGTGCCCGCCGTGCCGGGCTTGCAGGTCGGCGCGGACGCGAAGTTCACGAGCAGCACGAAGGTGCGGCCGGCCGGCGACCTGCAGACGGGCGGCTACATGATCGTGAACGTCGGCGCGAACTATTTGACGCGCATCGGTGGGCACGACGTGACGCTGCGCGCGGCGATCGACAACATCACGAATCGCCGCTACTGGATGTTCCAGTACACGGACTACATCGCGCCGGGCGATCCGCGCATGGTCAGCGTGAACGCGAAGATCGATTTCTGA
- a CDS encoding ATP-binding cassette domain-containing protein: MDQSQTSSAGANATSAALGGANTPLALQGDNLVKRFGAVTALDGVSLTLGKGEILGILGDNGAGKSTLVKILTGFHQQTSGTLHIDGEETLLRSVDHARSLGIECVYQDLALANSLSIYHNMFLNREIVRRGPFRLLDHKQMRERAAQCLDDIGVHVPSVDLPVERLSGGQRQAIAVARAVHSNAKILLLDEPLAAMGAREAGLIIDLLMRLKEKGGLSIIMIMHNYAQTLDIADRIMLMQRGRVTYEQQSALTSVAELMDIVQREYRAMRAGGAQ; this comes from the coding sequence ATGGACCAATCGCAAACTTCCTCGGCGGGCGCGAACGCCACCTCCGCTGCGCTCGGCGGCGCGAACACGCCGCTCGCGTTGCAAGGCGACAACCTCGTCAAACGCTTCGGCGCGGTGACGGCGCTCGACGGCGTCTCGCTCACGCTCGGCAAGGGCGAGATACTCGGCATCCTCGGCGACAACGGCGCGGGCAAGTCCACGCTCGTGAAGATCCTCACGGGCTTTCATCAGCAAACGAGCGGCACGCTCCACATCGACGGCGAGGAGACGCTGTTGCGCTCGGTCGATCATGCGCGCTCGCTCGGCATCGAATGCGTGTATCAGGATCTCGCGCTCGCGAATTCGCTGAGCATCTACCACAACATGTTCCTGAATCGCGAAATCGTGCGGCGCGGGCCGTTCAGGCTGCTGGATCACAAGCAGATGCGCGAGCGCGCGGCGCAGTGTCTCGACGATATCGGCGTGCACGTGCCTTCGGTGGATTTGCCCGTGGAACGTCTGTCGGGCGGCCAGCGCCAGGCGATCGCCGTGGCGCGCGCGGTGCATTCGAACGCGAAGATCCTGTTGCTCGACGAGCCGCTCGCCGCGATGGGCGCGCGCGAGGCGGGGCTCATCATCGACCTGCTGATGCGCTTGAAGGAAAAAGGCGGCCTGTCGATCATCATGATCATGCACAACTATGCGCAGACGCTCGATATCGCGGATCGCATCATGTTGATGCAGCGAGGCCGCGTGACCTACGAGCAACAGAGCGCGCTGACTTCGGTGGCGGAACTGATGGACATCGTGCAGCGGGAATACCGGGCCATGCGCGCCGGCGGCGCGCAGTGA
- a CDS encoding ABC transporter permease: MNTVNETSNTEAVRAPRRAGVSFASQWAAELRILLVAVLLAAYFEFANHDFLLTNASLVNLSQFIAPVAIIAFGEIMLMIGGDIDLSAGMVFAFAPFMMVFANDAGAPMWLAVIAGLVAAGAVGFVNGAVTVWLRLPSFVTTLGTLFLINGITLTISRGTPAPTPGSPAFAAVMGAWGYSEIIWTLVIAFAMHVLLRHTRWGLHTQAAGANPLGASEAGIHVKRLRLGNFVLAAVLAGFTGMLEAFRITSIDPQAGGNQIMFLAVAAAVIGGTPLTGGSGTIVGGLIGAAVLGILNDGFTLIGINAFTFNIILGAAILAAMIFNIHVGRIRRKGGR, encoded by the coding sequence ATGAATACAGTGAACGAAACCAGCAACACAGAAGCAGTCCGCGCGCCCCGGCGCGCGGGCGTTTCATTCGCGTCTCAATGGGCGGCCGAGCTGCGCATCCTGCTCGTGGCCGTGCTGCTGGCCGCCTACTTCGAATTCGCGAACCACGATTTCCTGCTCACCAACGCGAGCCTCGTCAACCTGTCGCAGTTCATCGCGCCGGTGGCGATCATCGCGTTCGGCGAAATCATGTTGATGATCGGCGGCGACATCGATCTGTCGGCGGGCATGGTGTTCGCGTTCGCGCCATTCATGATGGTGTTCGCGAATGACGCGGGCGCGCCGATGTGGCTCGCCGTGATCGCGGGGCTCGTGGCGGCGGGCGCGGTCGGCTTCGTGAACGGAGCGGTGACGGTGTGGCTGCGGCTGCCCTCGTTCGTCACGACGCTCGGTACGCTCTTTCTGATCAACGGCATCACGCTCACGATCTCGCGCGGCACGCCCGCCCCCACGCCCGGCTCGCCCGCGTTCGCCGCGGTCATGGGCGCGTGGGGCTACAGCGAGATCATCTGGACCCTCGTGATCGCGTTCGCGATGCACGTGCTGTTGCGGCATACACGCTGGGGCCTGCACACGCAGGCCGCGGGTGCGAATCCGCTCGGCGCGAGCGAGGCCGGCATTCATGTGAAGCGGCTGCGCCTCGGCAACTTCGTCCTCGCCGCGGTGCTGGCGGGCTTCACCGGCATGCTCGAAGCCTTTCGCATTACCTCGATCGACCCGCAGGCGGGCGGCAACCAGATCATGTTCCTTGCGGTGGCCGCCGCCGTGATCGGCGGCACCCCGCTGACGGGCGGCTCGGGCACCATCGTGGGCGGCCTCATCGGCGCGGCGGTACTCGGCATTCTCAACGACGGCTTTACGCTGATCGGCATCAACGCGTTTACGTTCAACATCATTCTTGGCGCCGCGATTCTGGCGGCGATGATCTTCAACATCCACGTTGGGCGCATTCGCCGCAAGGGTGGACGCTGA
- a CDS encoding sugar ABC transporter substrate-binding protein: MAQQRDDNQQQGNNSFNPTRRGLMQGAGLGAALSLMGALGGAGGLIGSAQAAESAFPSHKKWKIVFVNHVTTNPFFVPTQYGIQDACSLLNMDYQWTGSATSDAGEMVRAVNSAIAAKADAIAVPIVDPSAFDKPIQAALDAGIPVFAYNADAPRGKKNPRLAYIGQDLYLSGYQMGERIVSLIDSGMVALFIATPGQLNIQPRMDGASDAIKKSGKKIDIQTVATGATVNEELSKIKAFYLGHQDLKGMFAVDAGSTQGVAQVMKESNLPAKGVHGGGFDLLPTTIQLIHEGYLDFTIDQQPYVQGFYTVMQAFVFLSSGGLVGPAEINTGLKFVTKENVEPYLNTSTRFEGKTDKQQIVPRSGAIKS, from the coding sequence ATGGCACAGCAACGGGATGACAACCAGCAACAAGGCAACAACTCTTTCAATCCGACTCGGCGCGGGCTGATGCAGGGCGCCGGACTCGGCGCGGCGCTTTCGCTGATGGGTGCGCTAGGCGGCGCGGGCGGGCTGATCGGCAGCGCGCAAGCAGCGGAGTCGGCGTTTCCGTCGCACAAGAAGTGGAAGATCGTGTTCGTCAATCACGTCACCACCAACCCGTTCTTCGTGCCGACGCAATACGGCATTCAGGATGCCTGCTCGCTGCTCAACATGGATTATCAGTGGACCGGCTCGGCCACCTCCGACGCCGGCGAAATGGTCCGCGCCGTGAATTCGGCGATCGCCGCGAAGGCCGACGCCATCGCGGTGCCGATCGTCGATCCGAGCGCTTTCGACAAGCCAATCCAGGCTGCGCTCGACGCCGGCATTCCGGTGTTCGCCTATAACGCCGACGCGCCGCGCGGCAAGAAGAATCCGCGCCTCGCGTATATCGGCCAGGACTTGTATCTGTCCGGCTACCAGATGGGCGAGCGCATCGTGAGCCTGATCGACAGCGGCATGGTCGCGCTGTTCATTGCGACGCCGGGGCAGCTCAACATCCAGCCGCGCATGGACGGGGCGAGCGACGCGATCAAGAAGTCCGGCAAGAAGATCGACATCCAGACCGTGGCCACGGGCGCGACCGTCAACGAGGAACTGTCGAAGATCAAGGCGTTCTATCTGGGACACCAGGACCTGAAGGGCATGTTCGCCGTGGATGCGGGCAGCACGCAGGGCGTCGCGCAGGTGATGAAGGAATCGAACCTGCCCGCGAAGGGCGTGCACGGCGGCGGCTTCGACCTGCTGCCGACCACGATCCAGCTGATCCACGAAGGCTACCTCGACTTCACCATCGATCAGCAGCCGTACGTTCAAGGTTTCTATACTGTGATGCAGGCGTTCGTGTTCCTCAGCTCGGGCGGCCTCGTGGGGCCGGCCGAAATCAACACCGGCCTGAAGTTCGTGACCAAGGAAAACGTCGAGCCGTACCTCAATACCTCGACGCGCTTCGAAGGCAAGACCGATAAGCAGCAAATCGTTCCGCGGTCCGGCGCAATCAAGTCCTGA
- a CDS encoding uracil-DNA glycosylase family protein, with translation MAVTTKRTSKHDTSLDTLLHDIRACTLCAPMLPHAPRPVLAASASARILVIGQAPGARVHASGVPWSDASGARLRTWLGVDDTTFYDASRFAIVPMGFCFPGRGASGDLPPRPECASRWHGQLLARMRSVKLTLLIGQYAQRFGLGDAFGPTSTDTLVRWAEFGPHVMPLPHPSPRNVAWFKRNPWFESEVLPTLRAHVATVLAGETL, from the coding sequence ATGGCCGTTACCACCAAACGTACCTCGAAACACGACACGTCGCTCGACACGCTGCTTCACGATATCCGCGCCTGCACGCTGTGCGCACCCATGCTGCCGCACGCGCCCCGACCCGTGCTTGCGGCGTCCGCGAGCGCGCGTATTCTGGTCATCGGGCAAGCGCCGGGCGCGCGCGTGCATGCGTCCGGGGTGCCCTGGAGCGACGCGAGCGGCGCGCGCCTGCGCACATGGCTCGGCGTCGACGACACGACCTTCTACGACGCGTCCAGGTTCGCCATCGTGCCGATGGGCTTCTGTTTTCCGGGCCGCGGCGCGAGCGGCGACCTGCCGCCTCGTCCCGAGTGCGCGAGCCGCTGGCATGGCCAATTGCTCGCGCGGATGCGTTCGGTGAAATTGACGCTGCTGATCGGACAATACGCGCAGCGCTTTGGCCTCGGCGACGCGTTTGGCCCGACCTCGACCGATACGCTCGTCAGGTGGGCCGAGTTTGGACCCCATGTGATGCCGCTGCCGCATCCGTCGCCGCGCAATGTCGCGTGGTTCAAGCGCAATCCGTGGTTCGAAAGCGAAGTGTTGCCGACGTTGCGTGCGCATGTGGCGACGGTGTTGGCGGGCGAAACGCTTTGA
- a CDS encoding DUF488 domain-containing protein: MKTKRPFYTIGHSTRPLQEFVDLLKGEQIALLVDVRSIPRSRTNPQFNRDTLPASLAAEHIDYVHLAALGGRRSRRKDDAPSPNAYWTHPAFRNYADYAMSDAFREGLAQLLRLGHRQRCAIMCSEAVWWRCHRRIITDYLLMHDETVLHIMDAHHTNAATLTPGAEPQADGTLIYPAQAQN; encoded by the coding sequence ATGAAAACAAAGCGCCCTTTTTACACGATCGGCCATTCGACGCGTCCGTTGCAGGAATTCGTCGACTTGCTGAAAGGCGAGCAGATCGCCTTGCTGGTGGACGTGCGCAGCATCCCGCGCTCGCGGACCAACCCGCAGTTCAATCGGGACACGCTGCCCGCCTCGCTCGCAGCGGAGCATATCGACTACGTGCATCTCGCCGCACTCGGCGGACGCCGCAGCAGGCGCAAAGACGACGCGCCGTCGCCGAATGCGTACTGGACGCATCCGGCCTTTCGCAACTATGCCGACTATGCAATGAGCGACGCGTTCCGCGAGGGACTGGCGCAACTGCTGAGGCTCGGTCATCGGCAGCGCTGCGCGATCATGTGCTCGGAAGCGGTCTGGTGGCGTTGCCACCGGCGTATCATTACGGACTATCTGCTGATGCACGATGAAACCGTGCTGCACATCATGGACGCGCATCACACGAACGCCGCCACGCTGACGCCTGGCGCCGAGCCCCAGGCCGACGGCACGCTGATCTATCCGGCTCAGGCGCAGAACTGA